In one Moritella sp. 5 genomic region, the following are encoded:
- the thiQ gene encoding thiamine ABC transporter ATP-binding protein, producing MPKTTHLSNANTNVLLQVDNVLLQVNNITFAYEQMPMHFDLTVNRGETLAILGASGSGKSTLLNLIAGFNQPLSGDIRFQQNSILTKAPAQRPITTLFQEHNLFNHLTVKQNIAIGLAPSMKLNTAQQTALSTAAQQVEITELLDRLPADLSGGQRQRVGIARCLARKQPLLLLDEPFSALDPALRQEMLRLITKLNKEHGITVLMVTHNPDDALQIADNIVFVVNGQVALHAPAAILADQDAPEMLKRYLGTLNK from the coding sequence ATGCCTAAGACCACTCACCTAAGTAACGCTAATACAAATGTATTATTACAGGTCGATAATGTTTTATTGCAAGTAAACAATATTACCTTTGCTTATGAACAAATGCCGATGCACTTTGATTTAACGGTTAATCGAGGCGAAACCTTAGCGATACTCGGCGCAAGTGGTTCAGGTAAATCGACTCTGCTAAACCTTATTGCCGGTTTTAATCAGCCTTTGTCTGGAGATATCCGTTTTCAACAAAACTCGATATTAACAAAAGCACCTGCCCAGCGACCGATAACCACGTTATTTCAAGAGCATAATTTGTTTAACCATTTAACCGTTAAACAAAATATTGCCATTGGTTTAGCACCAAGCATGAAGTTAAATACCGCGCAACAAACCGCGCTTTCAACCGCGGCACAGCAAGTGGAAATAACAGAGTTACTTGATCGCCTACCTGCAGATTTAAGTGGTGGTCAACGTCAACGTGTTGGTATTGCCCGCTGTCTTGCCCGCAAACAGCCGTTATTACTGTTAGATGAGCCTTTTAGCGCGCTCGACCCTGCATTACGTCAAGAAATGTTACGCTTGATTACCAAGCTGAATAAAGAACATGGCATTACCGTTTTAATGGTCACCCACAACCCAGATGATGCCCTACAGATAGCCGACAATATTGTTTTTGTAGTAAATGGGCAGGTAGCCCTGCATGCACCTGCGGCTATCTTAGCCGATCAAGATGCGCCAGAAATGTTGAAACGTTATTTGGGGACGCTGAATAAGTAA
- a CDS encoding YihD family protein, which yields MKYHRLNEIIELLQPEWQKTPDVNLLQLLSTLAEEMKFEGKLAELSDDALIYHLKMRNSEKNEMIPGLAKDHEDDFKAALLKARGFL from the coding sequence ATGAAATATCACCGCTTAAATGAAATTATTGAATTATTACAGCCTGAATGGCAGAAAACACCAGATGTAAACCTACTGCAATTGCTATCGACCCTGGCTGAAGAGATGAAATTTGAAGGGAAATTAGCTGAGTTGAGTGATGATGCGCTTATCTATCACTTAAAAATGCGCAACAGCGAGAAGAATGAAATGATCCCTGGTTTAGCCAAAGATCATGAAGATGATTTTAAAGCAGCATTACTTAAAGCCCGCGGTTTTTTGTAG
- a CDS encoding alpha/beta fold hydrolase: MNKVKFILSQLLLGLAFSPQVFASSDYSPISEEVECPEGSSLNTQCYYLTVPKDYSLTNNNPEDTVNLFYTVTPAKNEAERIGSLIFNFGGPGVPGSLEAMEMVNDLARWNQAYPKVGYNKVNEYFDVVGFDPRGTGGSTFAEEIADCALSSEGCDKTFQSIAPYMGTNTTAKDLESLRIALDEDKISYIGYSYGTRLGAVYADMYPEHVRSFVLDSAMNPALTNVNELYYSSLASFDKALRIRLDRENRDVSGDMRELDWMMSRFEHKDFFSTADGAVLEKKHFITLLDAARSVDVDKKWALVKKPLFQLLDNDKGAEFWNVIDELQKKAKTEQEEWKFQYDAVHRAVVCTDEHIKKERSENKFINKSAVFGQTVYQNNASLCQGWSAKTDPILKIEETGTKLMPNSVMIVAAKNDPVTPYKWSKKMYNSFEQSAELLTINKKIENCLVFSFNLNPEADKKVIHFLLDSVAMKQ, from the coding sequence ATGAACAAGGTAAAGTTTATCCTCTCTCAACTTTTACTGGGGCTTGCTTTCTCCCCACAAGTATTTGCATCTTCAGATTATTCACCAATTAGTGAGGAAGTTGAATGTCCGGAAGGTTCGTCATTAAATACGCAGTGCTACTATTTGACTGTTCCTAAGGATTACAGTTTAACCAACAATAATCCTGAAGATACTGTGAATCTATTTTACACAGTAACACCAGCTAAAAATGAAGCTGAACGCATCGGGTCTTTAATATTTAATTTTGGTGGTCCGGGTGTACCGGGTTCGTTAGAAGCAATGGAGATGGTAAACGACCTTGCGCGTTGGAACCAAGCATACCCGAAAGTTGGGTATAATAAAGTGAATGAATACTTTGATGTTGTAGGCTTTGATCCTCGTGGTACAGGTGGTAGTACATTTGCTGAAGAGATCGCTGACTGTGCATTATCAAGCGAGGGATGTGATAAAACATTTCAATCTATTGCCCCTTATATGGGGACAAATACCACAGCAAAAGATCTTGAGTCCCTTCGTATTGCATTGGATGAAGATAAAATTAGCTACATTGGTTACTCATATGGAACTCGCTTAGGCGCGGTTTATGCGGATATGTACCCTGAACATGTTCGATCTTTCGTTTTAGATTCAGCAATGAATCCTGCATTAACTAACGTAAATGAGCTTTATTATTCAAGTTTAGCAAGCTTTGATAAGGCTTTACGTATCCGACTAGATCGCGAGAATCGTGATGTATCTGGCGATATGAGAGAGCTTGATTGGATGATGTCTAGATTTGAACATAAAGATTTTTTCAGTACTGCTGATGGTGCAGTCCTTGAAAAAAAACATTTTATCACCTTGCTTGATGCTGCTCGTTCGGTAGATGTTGATAAAAAGTGGGCGCTTGTTAAAAAACCATTATTTCAGCTTTTAGATAATGATAAGGGTGCTGAATTTTGGAATGTTATCGATGAGCTACAGAAAAAAGCAAAAACCGAACAAGAAGAGTGGAAGTTTCAATACGATGCGGTTCATCGTGCAGTCGTATGTACAGATGAGCACATAAAAAAAGAACGTTCAGAAAATAAATTTATAAATAAGTCAGCTGTTTTTGGGCAAACTGTTTATCAAAATAATGCGAGCCTTTGTCAAGGTTGGTCAGCAAAAACGGATCCAATTCTAAAAATAGAAGAAACAGGGACGAAGCTGATGCCAAACAGTGTAATGATTGTGGCCGCAAAAAATGATCCTGTCACTCCTTATAAATGGAGTAAAAAGATGTACAACTCATTTGAGCAATCAGCTGAACTATTAACTATCAATAAAAAAATAGAGAATTGTTTAGTATTCTCGTTCAACCTTAATCCGGAAGCTGATAAAAAAGTGATTCACTTTTTATTAGATTCTGTCGCAATGAAGCAATAA
- a CDS encoding metal ABC transporter solute-binding protein, Zn/Mn family, with protein sequence MTSSLFTISAAVLLLTSTLSFSQKVSAADILTATPVTYMLATELTKGTAITTQYLPPKRYGISRLPNWFSSKGATLTEKAAIDAQVSITLGAVWPQDPLFVHARKGNIRMIEVDASQAISPRAQGVAALRLEDGSISPYTWLNPTNLTRMTAIVSQDLQQVWPQQAATIASNQQALMMSVRHLINQQQTMLLDNEIDSVVLLSSELEDFASGNQLFVVERLTKPELEWSAADKQQLVKLLTEDDSLWVLTSKRASKQLKTLVPNPARILTIDSIDRWGRGINADKPLQRWQLTL encoded by the coding sequence ATGACTTCTTCATTATTCACCATCAGTGCGGCTGTGCTACTGCTCACTTCAACGCTTAGTTTTAGCCAAAAGGTGAGTGCCGCAGATATTCTGACCGCGACACCTGTGACTTATATGCTCGCAACAGAGCTAACTAAAGGCACGGCTATTACCACACAATATTTACCACCAAAACGTTATGGTATATCGCGTTTACCTAACTGGTTTAGTTCGAAAGGTGCGACGTTAACAGAGAAAGCAGCCATTGATGCACAAGTGAGTATCACCCTTGGTGCTGTATGGCCGCAAGATCCATTATTCGTACACGCACGTAAAGGCAACATTCGTATGATTGAAGTGGATGCATCACAAGCTATTTCCCCTCGTGCGCAAGGTGTTGCGGCGCTGCGTTTAGAAGACGGTAGTATTTCGCCTTATACTTGGCTTAACCCGACTAATTTAACCCGTATGACGGCGATTGTGAGTCAAGATCTACAACAAGTATGGCCACAGCAAGCTGCGACGATTGCGAGTAACCAGCAAGCCTTGATGATGTCGGTGCGTCACTTAATTAACCAGCAGCAGACCATGTTATTAGACAATGAGATTGATTCTGTTGTGTTGCTGTCGAGTGAGTTAGAAGACTTTGCGTCGGGCAATCAATTGTTTGTAGTTGAACGTTTAACCAAACCAGAATTGGAATGGTCAGCAGCAGATAAGCAGCAGCTTGTTAAGCTATTAACTGAGGATGATAGCTTATGGGTTCTGACCTCGAAAAGAGCTAGCAAGCAGTTAAAAACCTTAGTGCCTAATCCGGCTCGTATCTTAACGATTGACAGTATCGATCGTTGGGGCCGTGGCATTAACGCTGATAAGCCATTACAACGCTGGCAGCTAACACTTTAA
- a CDS encoding metal ABC transporter permease, giving the protein MDTIRHWAQLGVDAGWLSESFSYSFMVNAVVAALLLGPLLGGLGTLVIAKRLAFFSEAVGHAALTGIALGVLLGEPAENPIIGLFSFCMIFALLLHFVRNRTNVPYDTLVGVFLAFALAVGAALLMYVARKINIHMLENVLFGSVLTITDYDLLILAVTCGVILLVLIPTFNRILLTCISPDIAKVRGYATNFYDYLFVMMITLVTIASVKIVGAVLVGALLLIPGATARLLTKNMGSFVLMSALLATISCLLGTILPMELKLPIPSGAAIIIVSTSFFLTATCYRIVRKG; this is encoded by the coding sequence ATGGATACGATCCGTCATTGGGCCCAACTGGGTGTGGATGCTGGTTGGTTGAGTGAGAGCTTCTCTTATTCGTTTATGGTGAATGCGGTGGTTGCCGCGTTATTACTGGGGCCACTACTAGGTGGTTTAGGTACGTTAGTGATCGCCAAACGCTTAGCTTTCTTTTCAGAAGCGGTTGGTCATGCAGCGTTAACAGGTATTGCCTTAGGCGTATTATTAGGTGAGCCCGCTGAGAATCCGATCATCGGCTTATTTAGTTTTTGTATGATCTTCGCCTTGCTACTGCACTTTGTGCGTAACCGTACTAATGTACCATACGATACCTTGGTTGGGGTGTTTCTGGCATTTGCATTAGCAGTTGGTGCAGCATTACTGATGTATGTGGCACGTAAGATTAATATCCATATGTTAGAGAATGTGTTGTTTGGTTCGGTCTTAACGATCACAGATTATGATTTGCTTATCTTAGCGGTGACCTGCGGTGTTATTTTATTGGTATTGATACCGACCTTTAATCGTATTTTATTAACCTGTATCAGCCCTGATATTGCTAAAGTACGTGGTTATGCGACTAATTTTTACGACTATTTATTTGTTATGATGATCACGCTCGTTACGATTGCTTCGGTAAAAATTGTCGGTGCGGTATTAGTGGGGGCACTGCTATTAATCCCAGGTGCAACAGCACGGTTATTAACGAAAAACATGGGTAGCTTTGTGCTTATGTCTGCATTGCTAGCGACGATCAGCTGCCTGCTAGGCACGATCTTACCAATGGAATTAAAACTACCCATTCCTTCTGGCGCGGCGATCATTATTGTATCGACGAGCTTCTTCTTAACTGCCACTTGTTACCGCATTGTTCGTAAGGGATAA
- a CDS encoding metal ABC transporter ATP-binding protein, which translates to MGPAIRLQNVGLKYGDNVILEDISHYLEAGQCHVIMGPNGGGKTSLLRSILGLTPFTGNIDIQWPEHKGNIGYVPQKATFESSLPFTVMDFILLNQSRNPLFWRKRKKDQDDALAQLDRVGMANRTDRRMGQLSGGEQQRVLFAQSLLDNPDLLVLDEPTTGMDEQGVRYLESLIHELVRENKTILAVHHDVSAVRRLDGQVHVVNRHLVDSGPVSDVLRADKIERLFNHYTGGNVTDSRSVIDRAQGVK; encoded by the coding sequence GTGGGACCTGCAATTCGTTTACAAAATGTCGGTTTGAAATACGGTGATAATGTCATTTTAGAAGACATTTCACATTATTTAGAAGCGGGTCAATGCCATGTGATCATGGGGCCAAATGGTGGTGGTAAAACATCATTATTACGCTCTATTTTAGGGTTAACCCCTTTCACTGGGAATATTGATATTCAGTGGCCTGAGCATAAAGGCAATATTGGTTATGTGCCGCAAAAGGCTACGTTTGAGTCTAGTTTACCCTTTACGGTGATGGATTTTATTTTGTTAAATCAAAGTCGTAATCCACTGTTTTGGCGTAAGCGTAAAAAAGATCAAGATGATGCACTGGCACAACTCGATCGTGTGGGTATGGCTAACCGTACCGACCGTCGTATGGGACAGTTATCGGGTGGAGAACAGCAGCGTGTGCTATTTGCGCAGTCACTATTAGATAACCCTGATCTACTGGTACTTGATGAACCAACAACGGGGATGGATGAACAAGGCGTACGTTACCTTGAGTCATTAATTCATGAATTAGTTCGTGAAAATAAAACTATCTTAGCAGTACATCATGATGTCAGTGCTGTGCGCCGTTTAGATGGTCAAGTGCATGTGGTTAATCGTCATTTAGTTGATTCTGGCCCCGTGTCTGATGTGTTACGAGCAGATAAAATTGAACGATTATTCAATCATTACACTGGTGGTAATGTGACTGATAGTCGTTCAGTAATAGACCGCGCTCAAGGAGTTAAATAA
- a CDS encoding metal ABC transporter solute-binding protein, Zn/Mn family yields the protein MMKKSIMKNSINTSLKSLIAAVATTAVLLVSGALQAADKLTIGITLQPYYSYVKAVVGDKADVLPLVDEGFNPHNYQPQPNDLRRLKQMDVIVVNGIGHDDFALKVIKAANRDDLIVIEANKDVPLLPAIGQSVGDGAVNPHTFVGLSTTIQKVYTIATELSKIDPDNARTYRKNARKYATEFRKMKRQAMLTLGDLDTSGMLVATTHNAYGYILQEFGVDVAAVIEPAHGVEPSASQLQETIEKIRASKIDVLFYELNMPSRYVETIEAATGVQLYRFSHMTHGAYEESKVAVEMKSNLDTLVEAMKFAAKHSLADTAVIAPSTTHASINKQQGS from the coding sequence ATGATGAAAAAAAGCATAATGAAAAATAGCATCAATACAAGCCTAAAAAGTCTAATCGCAGCCGTCGCTACTACAGCGGTATTGCTCGTGAGCGGAGCATTACAAGCCGCTGATAAATTAACAATCGGTATTACCTTACAGCCTTATTACAGCTATGTGAAAGCAGTTGTTGGTGATAAAGCGGACGTATTACCTTTGGTTGATGAAGGGTTTAATCCCCATAATTACCAACCACAGCCGAATGATTTACGTCGTCTTAAACAGATGGATGTGATCGTGGTGAATGGTATTGGTCATGATGACTTTGCCTTAAAAGTCATTAAAGCCGCAAACCGTGATGATCTGATTGTGATTGAAGCCAATAAAGACGTGCCGTTATTACCTGCTATTGGTCAATCTGTCGGTGACGGTGCGGTAAATCCACATACATTTGTTGGTTTATCAACGACGATCCAGAAGGTTTACACCATAGCAACAGAGCTGTCTAAGATCGATCCTGATAACGCACGTACTTACCGTAAAAATGCGCGTAAATACGCAACCGAATTCCGCAAAATGAAACGTCAAGCTATGCTCACGCTGGGTGACTTAGATACATCCGGTATGCTGGTGGCGACTACGCACAATGCTTATGGTTATATTCTGCAAGAATTCGGTGTTGACGTAGCGGCGGTGATAGAACCTGCACACGGTGTTGAGCCGAGTGCGAGTCAGTTGCAAGAAACGATCGAAAAGATCCGCGCGTCGAAGATCGATGTGCTGTTCTACGAATTAAATATGCCAAGCCGCTATGTGGAAACGATTGAGGCGGCCACTGGTGTGCAACTTTACCGTTTCTCACACATGACACATGGTGCGTATGAAGAGAGCAAAGTGGCTGTTGAAATGAAAAGTAACTTAGATACCTTAGTTGAAGCTATGAAGTTTGCAGCAAAGCACTCACTTGCTGATACAGCTGTAATCGCTCCTTCAACAACTCATGCCTCTATCAACAAGCAGCAAGGAAGTTAA
- a CDS encoding DUF6162 family protein, translating to MISQSVHADDGGREGKWVALLIILILAIAALLLPYHQTASSQRVLASHQISIKDLPSVELAMIAELRLAHEEIRNIHQDSLELESVEFEGVDIWPDMAELKELWLAPFIIDKSWERKGKHDWRKVAPALYQGIPALTTGSVAVLLNSQDTRPEVWLALDIPTPAPMTENALNTEDLINAGWKQVVFADDNDSDNTEHTDKDRH from the coding sequence ATGATCAGTCAATCAGTCCATGCCGATGACGGTGGTCGTGAAGGTAAGTGGGTGGCGTTATTAATCATTTTAATCTTAGCGATAGCGGCATTACTTTTACCTTACCACCAAACTGCGTCGAGCCAGAGAGTACTTGCGAGCCATCAGATCTCGATTAAAGATTTACCGTCTGTTGAATTGGCTATGATCGCGGAACTGCGCTTAGCGCACGAAGAGATCCGCAATATTCATCAAGACAGTCTTGAGCTAGAAAGTGTCGAATTTGAAGGTGTCGATATTTGGCCTGATATGGCTGAACTAAAAGAGCTATGGTTAGCGCCATTTATTATTGATAAAAGCTGGGAACGTAAAGGTAAGCATGACTGGCGTAAAGTAGCGCCAGCTTTATATCAAGGCATTCCTGCGCTGACAACGGGCAGTGTTGCGGTGTTATTAAATAGCCAAGATACACGACCAGAAGTGTGGCTAGCATTAGATATACCAACTCCTGCACCGATGACAGAAAACGCGCTTAATACAGAAGATCTTATTAATGCAGGTTGGAAACAAGTGGTGTTTGCTGATGATAACGATTCAGACAATACAGAGCATACGGATAAAGACCGCCACTAA
- a CDS encoding DUF4198 domain-containing protein: MTRVKKLKALGLACAVIAGLAATTTANAHPRWLLPSHFTVSKEGGDWLTFDVTASHGTFVFDKPAGSEFAQVTMPDGRKERPNFVIRGKRRSIFDFYFEEEGTHKVAINNVPSYYTYYKVGRRDTVKYAKANKAERANIIPEKARDVSTQLSYTRAESYVTVGMPTEKALEIEGKYLEMRPLTHPSDIVEGEEVSFQFFFNGEPQAGVVADITREGTLYRNHQEQINVVSDKDGNVKFTPNVAGRYLMKANYKGELKNDPMADKASVNVHFTFEALLQ; this comes from the coding sequence ATGACTAGAGTAAAAAAATTGAAAGCGTTAGGTCTAGCCTGTGCGGTTATTGCGGGACTAGCGGCAACAACAACGGCAAACGCACATCCACGTTGGCTATTACCATCACACTTCACTGTATCGAAAGAAGGTGGCGATTGGTTAACATTTGATGTAACGGCATCACACGGTACTTTTGTATTTGATAAACCTGCGGGCAGTGAATTTGCACAAGTGACCATGCCTGACGGTCGTAAAGAGCGCCCTAACTTTGTGATCCGCGGTAAACGACGTTCTATCTTTGACTTCTACTTTGAAGAAGAAGGTACGCACAAGGTAGCGATTAACAATGTACCGTCTTACTACACCTATTATAAAGTCGGCCGTCGCGATACTGTTAAATATGCTAAAGCAAATAAAGCAGAGCGCGCGAATATAATCCCTGAAAAAGCACGCGATGTAAGTACACAATTAAGTTATACCCGCGCAGAAAGCTATGTAACGGTTGGAATGCCAACAGAAAAGGCATTAGAAATCGAAGGTAAATACCTAGAAATGCGTCCACTGACTCATCCATCAGACATTGTTGAAGGTGAAGAAGTAAGCTTCCAATTCTTCTTTAACGGTGAACCTCAAGCCGGTGTTGTTGCTGATATTACCCGTGAAGGTACGTTATACCGTAACCACCAAGAGCAAATTAATGTGGTGAGTGACAAGGACGGTAACGTTAAATTCACGCCAAATGTTGCGGGTCGTTATCTGATGAAAGCCAACTACAAAGGTGAATTGAAAAATGATCCGATGGCGGATAAAGCTAGTGTGAACGTGCATTTCACCTTTGAAGCACTATTACAGTAG
- a CDS encoding DUF2271 domain-containing protein gives MTLLFKRLSQCVALLSCLLLPAYFASAAPIPATATLDVEFSLPKIDTTMYARPYVAIWIENSKRKSVRTVELWVGKDEWLKDLRSWWRKVGRYDRALVDGVTSATRPAGDYRFTWDGLDSDGNRVEAGNYTFYVEVVREHGGRNYIRQKMTLDDKPFSHTIDPTEETGDIRINYLIK, from the coding sequence ATGACTTTGTTATTTAAGCGTCTTAGTCAGTGCGTTGCACTATTAAGTTGTCTGTTATTACCGGCTTATTTTGCCTCGGCCGCGCCAATTCCGGCCACTGCCACACTCGATGTTGAATTTAGTCTGCCTAAGATTGATACCACTATGTATGCCCGCCCTTATGTGGCGATATGGATCGAAAACTCAAAGCGTAAATCAGTGCGTACTGTTGAGCTATGGGTGGGTAAAGATGAATGGTTAAAAGATTTACGCAGCTGGTGGCGAAAAGTCGGACGTTATGATCGTGCTTTAGTTGACGGCGTAACATCAGCAACACGTCCTGCTGGTGATTATCGTTTCACTTGGGATGGCTTAGATAGTGATGGTAACCGCGTTGAAGCGGGCAATTATACATTTTATGTTGAAGTGGTGCGTGAACACGGTGGTCGTAATTATATCCGCCAAAAAATGACTTTAGATGACAAACCGTTTAGTCACACTATTGATCCGACAGAAGAAACCGGTGATATCCGTATCAACTACCTAATTAAATAA
- a CDS encoding PepSY-associated TM helix domain-containing protein, producing MSSLSQPLTQTPARSKKKAANSKNKTFLKNKQVQLWARRLHIYISMALLLVVLFFSVTGITLNRPSLFVSSQPDIQETILSLPQGLFSDANGGVAVDKAGIVNYLTEHAKLSGQPSALDVFTEVEDGELIEGEIAMDYKGPGYNVAVFIDMTSAEAVIEKTHYGVIAVLNDLHKGRNSGDVWKLFIDIVALLMVFFVLTGVCLLVPKKKTFATSLKWTLFGSLVTLAIFVVAVP from the coding sequence ATGTCTTCTCTCAGTCAACCTCTCACCCAGACACCTGCAAGATCGAAAAAAAAAGCGGCTAATTCAAAGAACAAAACATTCCTAAAAAACAAACAAGTGCAATTATGGGCACGTCGCTTACATATTTATATTTCGATGGCGCTACTCTTGGTCGTATTATTTTTTTCGGTTACGGGTATTACCTTAAACCGCCCAAGTTTGTTCGTGAGCAGCCAGCCTGATATCCAAGAGACTATCCTTAGCCTTCCGCAGGGTTTATTTAGCGATGCCAATGGCGGCGTTGCTGTCGATAAAGCCGGCATTGTTAATTACCTTACCGAACACGCTAAGCTTTCTGGTCAACCTTCTGCATTAGATGTATTTACCGAAGTTGAAGACGGTGAATTAATTGAAGGTGAAATCGCGATGGACTACAAAGGTCCGGGTTATAACGTCGCAGTATTCATTGACATGACCAGTGCTGAAGCTGTTATTGAAAAGACCCATTACGGTGTTATTGCAGTATTAAATGACTTACATAAAGGCCGAAATAGTGGCGACGTATGGAAGCTGTTTATCGATATTGTCGCATTACTTATGGTGTTCTTTGTATTAACTGGTGTGTGTTTATTAGTGCCGAAAAAGAAAACCTTCGCAACCTCATTGAAATGGACCTTGTTTGGTTCCCTCGTTACCTTGGCTATTTTTGTGGTGGCCGTTCCTTAA
- a CDS encoding ferredoxin--NADP reductase encodes MQWKNINFNLGKVVSRIDWTESLFTIRIRSGSIPYISGQFTKLALYDKNKEFHRRAYSIVNSPENHKKTGELEFLIITDPKGNLSPLIHQLNVNDYIYVGTEGTGFMTLDAVPTNSKDLWLLSTGTAIGPFISMLEDENENKNKRFNNIILVHAVRKKSELAYKNKIKQLESKYQGKLKYVRIISREQTPRNLSGRIPELLRTGELERECKVLLCQKSSFLYMCGNPQMVKDTSDTLRSLGFSKHLQAKSGQFSSENYWKVG; translated from the coding sequence ATGCAATGGAAAAATATAAACTTCAATTTAGGCAAAGTTGTTAGTCGTATAGATTGGACTGAATCATTATTTACAATTCGAATTCGATCTGGAAGTATCCCTTATATCTCAGGACAATTTACCAAACTAGCTCTTTACGATAAAAACAAAGAATTCCATAGAAGAGCATATTCTATAGTAAATAGTCCAGAAAACCATAAAAAGACAGGTGAACTGGAGTTTCTAATTATTACTGACCCTAAGGGTAATCTTTCTCCTCTAATCCATCAGTTGAACGTTAATGATTATATATACGTTGGTACAGAAGGTACTGGCTTCATGACCCTTGATGCGGTTCCAACTAACTCCAAAGATCTATGGCTTTTATCGACAGGTACTGCAATTGGCCCTTTTATTTCAATGCTCGAAGACGAAAATGAAAATAAAAATAAGCGTTTTAACAATATAATTTTGGTTCATGCGGTGAGAAAAAAATCAGAGCTCGCGTATAAAAATAAGATAAAGCAGCTTGAATCAAAATATCAAGGAAAACTAAAATATGTGCGAATTATTTCTAGAGAACAGACACCCAGAAATCTATCAGGAAGAATTCCGGAACTACTTAGAACGGGAGAACTCGAGAGAGAATGTAAAGTATTGCTATGTCAAAAATCAAGTTTCTTGTATATGTGTGGTAATCCTCAAATGGTTAAAGACACGAGTGATACGCTAAGATCATTAGGGTTTAGTAAACATCTACAAGCTAAATCAGGACAATTCAGTTCAGAAAATTACTGGAAAGTAGGTTAA